ATTGATCGGCCTCCGTAGCAGGCTTTTTATGTAAGGAGCCGTTATCAGGCCCTGGATAATTCCAATCCTTTGACGACGCCTCTGCTGTCCATTTTTTCTTGTTCTCCACGCCGCCCGCTTTCAGATGGGAGTGATGCGCTCTCTTCTCATCACCCAGTGTCTGCAACGCGACTTCGTCGAACCCATCAATCGTTATGATCCTCTGCCCAACCAGCTTCATGTGGGAGCGGCCGAATCGCTGCGGCTGCTCGGCGAGCGCCCTGACGAAGGTCCGCTGCGACGATTCATGCAGTGGGCCCTTGCAAACTCATCTATGCCGATCATTCATATCAGAGACTGGCATGATGCAGACGACGAGCAGCAGCGAGAGCATCTTTCTCAGTTCGGTCCTCACTGTCTCAAGAATACCCCCGGAGCGTCCTTTCTCTATGCCGCCGATATGGCTGCCGATCAACGGCATCTCATCGTTGACGCCTCTGGCCTGAACGACTTTTACAAGACCGATCTGGAATCGATGCTTGCTCCATACCGCGGCTCTGCGCTTCACATCGGCTTGATCGGAGTCTGGACGGATGCAAAGATTCTCTTTCTCGCTTATGAGCTGACGACGCGATACCCCGAGTTTGAGATCGCCGTATGCGAGGCTTTGACGGCCAGCTCCTCACGCTCCATGCATTTTATCGCTCTCGAACAGATGCGAAGCACACTCGGCGTCTCGATCATCTCATCGATCGGCGACTTCTCTTCTTACCTCACCGGCGAAACCGTCGACCTTCCCATTCCACGAAGCGCCCTTGTGAACACAGAGAAACTCAAATTCGAAGACGATTATACGCCGGCCGATGAAGATCGCGATATGCTTCTTTTTCTATTTCGAGATACACCCGAGGTGCATCTGAAGAAGCTGGCCGGAGGTTTTTCGGGCAATATGGTTCTTCGGGCACGCGTGCGCGATATCTACGGGCATCGGCTACCGCCCTTTGTGGTTAAACTCGGTGAGCGATCGTTGATCGCAAAAGAGAAGGCCGCCTTCGAACGCATTCAGGAGGCCCTGGGTAACGCAGCGCCCTCTATCATCGATACGGTCGAATTAAAGGATCGAGGCGCAGTCAAATACCGCTACGCGGCCATGCAGGGCGAGCAGACGACGACGTTTAAGAAATTCTACGCATCGACGGATAACACCGACCGGATCGGCGAGGTGCTTGCAGCCGTATTCGACGATCGCCTCGGTCGATTTTATGAAGCGGCGGTCTCGGAGCCTCTCAATCTGCTTGATTATTATGATTTCCAACCGCGCTTCGCCGATGGCATACGAAAGCGCGTCAATGAGCTGCTGCCCGGCGCACCGGCCGATACGATTGAGGTCATTCCCGGAAAGACGCTGCGACATCCTGCCCTGTTCTACGAGAAGGATCTGACCGAACTGCGCGGACATGATACGCGCGAACACTTTACCGGATGGGTTCACGGAGATCTGAACGGAGCCAATATCGTTCTCGATTCGTCGCAGAACGTCTGGATCATCGACTTCTTTCACACGCATCGCGGGCACATTCTTCGCGATCTTATAAAGCTCGAAAACGACCTTCTCTATATCTTTACTGAATTGAAAGATGAAGGAGAACTGAGGCAGGCCATCGCCCTCACCGATCATCTCTTCTCGTATGAAGATGCGGCGGCCGTACCGGATGCGCTGCCCGGATTGCCTCCGGCCCTTGAAAAAGCCCAGCAGACGATCCGACATCTGCGATCCCGCTATGCCCGCCTCGTGCAGCATGATCGCGATCCATATCAGATGGATTGCGCCATGGCCCGGTATGCCATTCATACCCTTGCTTTTGATGAATCGTCCGTTTTTCAGAAGCGCTGGGCGTTGTACGCCGCCTCGCTCTTTTTGCAGCGCATACGCTATCGCCTGATTGAAACGCGAGGCCTGCGCGTCGATTTTCTCAAACGAGAGACGTCGGCCTCTCTGATCGGCATCACATTGCTTCCCGGCCGTCGTGATCGTCAGCGCGATCTCGAACAGGATCTGTCACAATTAAAAGAACAGCGCATCGGTTCTGTGCTCTGTCTGCTCTCTGATAACGAATTTGAGTTATACGGGGTGCCTGATCTTCTTACAAGATATGCTGATTGCAGCTTCACGATTATGCATGCGCCTGTTGTTGATCAGGCCATTCCCTCCTTTGAAGAGATGGATGCCATGCTTGCCTTTGTCGACTCATCGCTTGCCGAACAGCGACGCATTCTCGTGCACTGTGCCGGCGGTCTCGGTCGCTCGGGAACGGTCGCCGCATGCTATCTGACGACCCGTGACG
This region of Leptonema illini DSM 21528 genomic DNA includes:
- a CDS encoding isochorismatase family protein → MRSLLITQCLQRDFVEPINRYDPLPNQLHVGAAESLRLLGERPDEGPLRRFMQWALANSSMPIIHIRDWHDADDEQQREHLSQFGPHCLKNTPGASFLYAADMAADQRHLIVDASGLNDFYKTDLESMLAPYRGSALHIGLIGVWTDAKILFLAYELTTRYPEFEIAVCEALTASSSRSMHFIALEQMRSTLGVSIISSIGDFSSYLTGETVDLPIPRSALVNTEKLKFEDDYTPADEDRDMLLFLFRDTPEVHLKKLAGGFSGNMVLRARVRDIYGHRLPPFVVKLGERSLIAKEKAAFERIQEALGNAAPSIIDTVELKDRGAVKYRYAAMQGEQTTTFKKFYASTDNTDRIGEVLAAVFDDRLGRFYEAAVSEPLNLLDYYDFQPRFADGIRKRVNELLPGAPADTIEVIPGKTLRHPALFYEKDLTELRGHDTREHFTGWVHGDLNGANIVLDSSQNVWIIDFFHTHRGHILRDLIKLENDLLYIFTELKDEGELRQAIALTDHLFSYEDAAAVPDALPGLPPALEKAQQTIRHLRSRYARLVQHDRDPYQMDCAMARYAIHTLAFDESSVFQKRWALYAASLFLQRIRYRLIETRGLRVDFLKRETSASLIGITLLPGRRDRQRDLEQDLSQLKEQRIGSVLCLLSDNEFELYGVPDLLTRYADCSFTIMHAPVVDQAIPSFEEMDAMLAFVDSSLAEQRRILVHCAGGLGRSGTVAACYLTTRDGLSVDEAIDVVRESRSPRMVENRRQEDFVRQYTERSAR